One Tolypothrix bouteillei VB521301 DNA window includes the following coding sequences:
- a CDS encoding citrate synthase — MMVCEFKPGLDGIPAAQSSISSVDGHLGILEYRGIRIEELAEKSTFLETAYLLIWGELPTSEELAAFESEVRNHRRIKYRISDMMKCFPESGHPMDALQASAAALGLFYSRRDLNNPIYIRDAVVRLIAKIPTMVAAFQLMRNGNDAVRPRDDLDYSANFLYMLNEQAPDALAARIFDICLILHAEHTMNASTFSARVTASTLTDPYAVVASAVGTLGGPLHGGANEEVIQMLEAIGTVENVRPFIEDCLERKAKIMGFGHRVYKVKDPRATILQNMAEQLFDKFGPDKYYDIAQEMERVVEEKLGHKGIYPNVDFYSGLVYRKLGIPTDLFTPIFAIARVAGWLAHWKEQLEENRIYRPTQVYNGKHSISYTPIEKR; from the coding sequence ATGATGGTGTGCGAATTCAAGCCTGGGCTGGATGGCATTCCCGCCGCCCAATCCAGTATTAGCAGTGTTGATGGGCATTTGGGAATATTAGAATACCGTGGCATTCGGATTGAGGAACTAGCAGAAAAGAGTACATTTTTAGAAACTGCTTATCTCTTAATCTGGGGCGAATTGCCCACATCCGAAGAATTGGCAGCATTTGAGTCTGAGGTTCGCAATCACAGGCGGATCAAATATCGCATTAGCGACATGATGAAATGCTTTCCCGAAAGCGGTCACCCAATGGATGCTTTACAAGCCTCTGCGGCTGCATTGGGGTTATTTTATTCGCGTCGGGATTTGAACAATCCAATCTACATTCGTGATGCTGTTGTTCGCCTCATAGCCAAGATTCCCACAATGGTGGCGGCTTTCCAATTGATGCGAAACGGTAATGATGCGGTACGTCCTCGAGATGATTTGGATTATTCCGCTAATTTCTTGTATATGCTCAACGAGCAAGCACCCGATGCACTGGCGGCGCGAATATTTGATATTTGCTTGATACTTCACGCCGAACATACAATGAATGCTTCTACATTCAGTGCTAGAGTCACAGCCTCTACCCTAACAGATCCATATGCTGTCGTTGCTAGTGCCGTAGGAACCTTAGGGGGACCGCTACACGGAGGGGCAAATGAAGAAGTGATTCAGATGTTGGAGGCGATCGGTACTGTAGAAAATGTCCGTCCTTTTATTGAGGATTGCCTCGAACGCAAAGCCAAGATTATGGGGTTTGGTCATCGCGTGTACAAGGTAAAAGATCCGCGTGCCACCATTCTGCAGAATATGGCAGAGCAACTGTTTGATAAATTTGGTCCGGATAAATACTATGACATCGCTCAAGAAATGGAACGAGTCGTAGAGGAAAAATTGGGACATAAAGGTATTTATCCCAATGTTGACTTTTATTCCGGCTTGGTGTATAGAAAATTGGGAATCCCTACAGACTTGTTTACACCAATATTTGCGATCGCCCGTGTTGCCGGTTGGTTAGCCCATTGGAAAGAACAACTAGAAGAAAACCGGATTTATCGCCCCACCCAAGTTTATAACGGCAAGCATTCTATTTCTTACACTCCAATTGAGAAGAGGTAG
- the sixA gene encoding phosphohistidine phosphatase SixA, whose amino-acid sequence MELYLIRHGIAEEKQPEIKKDEERSLTKEGKQKTEKVAHRLKQMGFHFDLIATSPLVRARQTAEILIAEGLSSQLEECTYLAPQGQIYNWVTQWLEPRNYAPDTQLALVGHEPNLSAWAEILVWGQDKASLVLKKAGMIGVKLPEKGSPLGCSQMFWLTPPKYLL is encoded by the coding sequence ATGGAACTATATTTAATCCGTCACGGCATAGCCGAAGAGAAACAACCAGAAATCAAAAAAGATGAAGAGCGAAGTCTTACAAAAGAGGGAAAGCAAAAAACAGAGAAAGTCGCCCATCGGCTCAAGCAAATGGGGTTCCATTTTGATTTAATTGCTACAAGTCCCTTGGTGAGAGCGCGTCAAACAGCAGAAATACTTATAGCAGAGGGACTGAGCTCTCAACTTGAAGAATGTACCTATCTTGCTCCTCAAGGGCAGATCTACAATTGGGTGACCCAATGGCTAGAACCGAGAAATTACGCGCCTGACACCCAACTCGCATTGGTGGGACACGAACCAAATTTAAGCGCTTGGGCAGAAATTCTGGTTTGGGGGCAAGACAAAGCATCCTTAGTCCTGAAAAAAGCAGGTATGATCGGGGTAAAACTACCAGAAAAGGGATCTCCTCTGGGTTGCAGTCAAATGTTTTGGTTGACGCCACCCAAGTACTTGCTTTAG
- the nuoK gene encoding NADH-quinone oxidoreductase subunit NuoK — translation MQIQYFLLLAAALFCIGIYGLINSRNAVRVLMSIELLLNAVNLNLMAFSNYLDSTAIKGQVFTIFVITVAAAEAAVGLAIVLAIYRNRDTVDMEQFNLLKW, via the coding sequence ATGCAAATCCAGTACTTTTTGTTACTAGCAGCAGCTTTGTTTTGCATCGGTATTTACGGTTTGATTAATAGCCGTAATGCCGTGCGAGTCCTGATGTCTATTGAGCTGTTGCTCAATGCTGTTAATTTGAACTTAATGGCTTTTTCTAACTACCTAGACTCAACTGCAATTAAGGGTCAGGTATTCACTATCTTTGTGATCACCGTAGCGGCAGCAGAAGCAGCGGTAGGTTTGGCTATTGTACTTGCCATCTATCGCAACCGCGATACTGTCGATATGGAGCAGTTCAATCTCCTAAAGTGGTAA
- the urtA gene encoding urea ABC transporter substrate-binding protein produces MTKQFNRRKFLVYGSASFGASLLLKGCANNGSNNNIESSVPAASSVSASNTGNTIKVGILHSLSGTMAISETSVVDAEKLAIKEINADGGILGKQIEVIVEDGASNWDTFREKATKLIDQDKVSVVFGCWTSASRKNVKSVFESKDHMLWYPVQYEGQECSRNIFYTGAAPNQQIEPSIDWLLKNKGKEFFLVGSDYVFPRTANKIIKSQLEALGGKTVGEDYLPLGNTEVTPIITKIKQALPNGGVIYNTLNGDSNVAFFKQLKAAGLTADKYPSMSVSIAEEEVKAIGVQYLKGHYAAWNYFQTVDTPANKKFVEAFKKAYGTERVTNDPMEAAYTGVYLWKQAVEKAGTTDIAKVRLAAYGQTLDAPSGKVSMNANHHLSKIVRIGQVRDDGLFDIVYATPAPVEPIPWNQFVKETKAFSCDWSDPAKGGKYKKV; encoded by the coding sequence ATGACAAAACAATTTAATCGACGTAAGTTTTTAGTCTACGGTTCCGCTTCCTTTGGTGCAAGTCTTTTATTAAAAGGTTGTGCTAACAATGGCTCAAATAATAATATAGAAAGTTCAGTGCCTGCGGCTTCTTCTGTCAGTGCTTCTAATACTGGAAATACGATCAAAGTAGGAATTTTGCATTCCCTCAGTGGCACCATGGCAATTAGTGAAACAAGCGTTGTAGATGCTGAAAAATTAGCAATTAAAGAAATTAACGCCGATGGTGGTATTTTAGGCAAGCAAATTGAAGTTATTGTTGAAGATGGTGCTTCTAACTGGGACACTTTTAGGGAAAAAGCTACCAAATTAATCGACCAAGATAAAGTTAGCGTTGTTTTTGGTTGTTGGACTTCTGCAAGCCGTAAGAATGTTAAATCAGTATTTGAAAGCAAAGACCATATGCTCTGGTATCCAGTGCAGTATGAAGGTCAAGAATGTTCCCGAAATATCTTCTATACTGGTGCTGCTCCCAATCAGCAAATCGAACCATCAATTGATTGGTTGCTAAAAAATAAGGGCAAAGAATTCTTCTTAGTCGGCTCTGATTACGTTTTTCCCCGTACAGCCAACAAAATTATTAAATCTCAGCTAGAAGCACTTGGTGGTAAAACTGTTGGAGAAGATTACTTACCACTGGGTAACACAGAGGTAACACCTATTATTACTAAAATCAAGCAAGCGTTACCAAATGGTGGAGTGATTTACAATACGCTAAATGGTGATAGCAACGTCGCTTTTTTCAAACAATTAAAAGCAGCGGGATTAACAGCAGATAAATATCCTTCCATGTCTGTCAGTATTGCTGAAGAAGAAGTAAAAGCAATTGGCGTGCAGTATCTCAAAGGTCACTACGCAGCCTGGAACTATTTCCAAACAGTAGACACTCCTGCTAATAAGAAATTTGTTGAAGCTTTTAAGAAAGCATACGGTACAGAACGGGTGACAAACGATCCAATGGAAGCAGCTTACACGGGTGTTTATTTGTGGAAACAAGCAGTAGAAAAAGCTGGGACGACCGATATAGCCAAGGTACGTTTGGCAGCATACGGTCAAACTTTGGATGCTCCTTCAGGCAAAGTTAGCATGAATGCCAATCATCACCTATCAAAAATTGTGCGGATCGGTCAGGTGAGAGATGATGGTTTATTTGATATTGTCTATGCGACTCCTGCTCCTGTTGAACCAATTCCTTGGAATCAATTTGTGAAAGAGACCAAAGCATTTTCTTGCGATTGGTCAGATCCAGCGAAGGGCGGTAAGTATAAGAAGGTGTAA
- the nuoH gene encoding NADH-quinone oxidoreductase subunit NuoH, with product MNSGIDLQGTFIESLMELGLPADAAKAIWMPLPMILMIIGATVGVLVCVWLERKISAAAQQRIGPEYIGPFGLLAPVADGLKLVFKEDVVPAKSDRILFTLGPIIVTIPVFLSYLIVPFGQNLVITDVSLGVFLWIALSSVAPIGLLMAGYSSNNKYSLLGGLRAAAQSISYEIPLALSVLAIAMMSNSLSTIDIVNQQSGYGILGWNIWRQPVGFIIFWIAALAECERLPFDLPEAEEELVAGYQTEYSGMKFGLFYLSSYVNLVLSALLFAVLYLGGWDFPIPLNLLANVFGVSETNPILQVVTASLGITMTVLKAYFLVFLAVLVRWTVPRVRIDQLLDLGWKFLLPVGLVNLLLTAALKIAFPVAFGG from the coding sequence ATGAATTCAGGAATTGATCTGCAAGGAACATTTATTGAATCTCTCATGGAGTTAGGGCTGCCTGCCGATGCCGCTAAAGCCATTTGGATGCCACTACCGATGATACTAATGATAATTGGTGCCACGGTAGGAGTACTAGTCTGCGTTTGGCTGGAACGAAAGATTTCAGCAGCAGCACAGCAGAGAATTGGTCCTGAGTACATAGGTCCTTTTGGTTTGCTCGCACCTGTAGCAGATGGTCTTAAGCTGGTTTTTAAAGAAGATGTGGTGCCAGCCAAGTCCGATCGAATACTGTTTACCCTCGGCCCAATCATTGTGACAATTCCGGTGTTTTTGTCTTATTTGATTGTGCCTTTCGGACAGAACCTAGTCATTACAGATGTTTCGCTTGGGGTTTTCTTATGGATTGCCCTGTCTAGCGTTGCGCCTATTGGTTTGTTAATGGCTGGTTACTCATCCAATAACAAATACTCTCTGTTAGGGGGCTTGCGGGCAGCAGCACAATCAATTAGCTATGAAATTCCCTTAGCACTCTCGGTGCTAGCAATAGCTATGATGTCCAACAGCCTCAGCACCATTGACATTGTCAATCAGCAATCTGGTTATGGCATTCTTGGCTGGAACATCTGGCGGCAACCAGTTGGCTTCATCATCTTTTGGATCGCCGCCCTTGCTGAATGCGAACGCTTGCCCTTTGACTTACCTGAAGCAGAAGAAGAACTCGTAGCAGGTTATCAGACTGAGTACTCCGGGATGAAATTTGGTTTATTCTACCTGAGTTCTTACGTTAACCTAGTCCTTTCTGCCCTGCTGTTTGCAGTTTTGTACTTGGGTGGTTGGGATTTCCCCATTCCCCTAAATTTGTTAGCTAATGTATTTGGAGTCAGTGAAACAAATCCCATTTTACAGGTTGTAACTGCCTCATTGGGAATTACCATGACCGTACTTAAAGCATACTTCCTTGTCTTTCTAGCGGTATTAGTACGTTGGACGGTGCCTCGAGTTCGCATTGACCAATTGCTAGATTTAGGATGGAAGTTCCTGCTACCAGTAGGCTTGGTTAACTTGCTACTAACTGCAGCCCTGAAAATAGCTTTCCCCGTCGCTTTTGGCGGATAA
- a CDS encoding HNH endonuclease — MGKVLVLNASYEPLNITSWRRAVVLLIKGKAERVEINNKQLYSGFPLPTVIRLRHYVRVPYKEIPLTRRNLLHRDGHTCQYCGYTGDDLTLDHVVPRSRGGGDTWENIVTACVRCNVKKGNRTPSEAHMMLRHHPRRPYSSLYFEVSKHLKSGLHKEWQKYVIGL; from the coding sequence ATGGGGAAGGTTTTAGTTCTAAACGCCTCTTACGAACCGCTCAATATCACGAGCTGGCGGCGAGCCGTGGTCTTGTTGATAAAAGGCAAAGCTGAAAGGGTTGAAATCAATAACAAGCAACTCTATTCTGGCTTTCCACTTCCGACCGTTATTAGGTTACGACATTACGTTCGCGTTCCCTATAAGGAAATTCCTCTCACTCGACGGAATCTCCTGCATCGGGACGGTCATACGTGCCAATACTGCGGTTACACGGGAGATGACTTGACGCTAGACCATGTTGTACCGCGATCGCGTGGGGGCGGCGATACTTGGGAAAACATAGTGACAGCCTGCGTTCGCTGTAATGTCAAAAAGGGAAATCGTACACCGAGTGAAGCTCACATGATGTTACGCCATCATCCCCGAAGACCTTACAGCAGTCTCTATTTCGAGGTCAGCAAACATCTCAAGAGTGGATTGCACAAAGAATGGCAAAAATACGTTATCGGACTCTGA
- the ndhI gene encoding NAD(P)H-quinone oxidoreductase subunit I, with amino-acid sequence MLKFLKQVGDYAKETVQAGRYIGQGLAVTFDHMRRRPVTVQYPYEKLIPSERFRGRIHFEFDKCIACEVCVRVCPINLPVVDWEFDKGSKKKKLKHYSIDFGVCIFCGNCVEYCPTNCLSMTEDYELSTYDRHELNYDSVALGRLPYKVTLDPMVTPLRELVYLPKGVMDPHDLPADAPRPGARPEDIVEKEG; translated from the coding sequence ATGTTGAAATTCCTGAAACAAGTTGGTGATTACGCCAAAGAAACCGTGCAAGCAGGTCGCTATATCGGTCAGGGGTTAGCTGTAACTTTTGACCACATGCGGCGGCGTCCGGTAACTGTACAATACCCATACGAAAAACTGATTCCCAGCGAACGGTTTCGCGGTAGGATTCACTTTGAGTTTGATAAGTGCATTGCCTGCGAAGTCTGTGTTCGAGTGTGTCCCATCAACCTACCCGTGGTGGATTGGGAATTTGATAAAGGAAGCAAAAAGAAAAAGCTCAAACACTATAGCATTGACTTCGGAGTTTGTATCTTCTGCGGTAACTGTGTGGAATATTGTCCAACTAACTGCTTATCAATGACAGAAGATTACGAACTTTCCACCTACGACCGTCATGAATTGAATTATGACAGCGTGGCATTAGGTCGTTTGCCTTACAAAGTCACCCTTGACCCCATGGTGACACCTTTGCGCGAACTGGTTTACCTACCCAAAGGTGTCATGGACCCCCACGATCTACCCGCAGATGCACCTCGCCCTGGTGCTCGCCCAGAAGATATTGTGGAAAAAGAGGGCTAA
- a CDS encoding DHH family phosphoesterase: MQVNSSLTQFENFPVLTDSTSEDGEVDDKDSIEVPLNRQSSTTTLTNESGNSLNQRNGGASDRKAEELRAMLLAHRQERHLIVLQDFPDPDALSSAWTYQLIAQQYDIKCDIVYAGALSHQENIALVKLTNLPAQRWTLQTLKGKDLPSSYQGFVLIDNQGTTSQLMPVVENAGIPLVAIIDHHSLQSDIKSDFVDIRPSVRATATIFTQYLQAGLLSLDSSINQHVKCATALMHGLRSDTNRLMQAQEDDFMAAAYLSRFYDAQLLNAVLQANRSKRVMDVIERSLKNRIVQNNFSIAGVGYLRYDDRDAIPQAADFLVTEENVHTAVVYGIVHDEDEELEVVIGSLRTTKLTLDPDEFIKEAFGQDSSGRFFGGGRTSAGGFEIPMGFLSGSNENSAYAKMKWEVFDAQIKQKLLRLVNPKDNPIQSE; encoded by the coding sequence ATGCAAGTGAATTCTTCCCTAACCCAGTTTGAAAATTTTCCAGTACTAACAGATTCAACATCAGAGGATGGTGAGGTAGACGATAAAGACTCAATTGAAGTTCCGCTCAATCGACAATCAAGTACAACAACGTTGACTAATGAGTCAGGAAATTCTTTAAATCAGCGTAACGGTGGAGCAAGCGATCGCAAAGCGGAAGAACTGCGTGCTATGCTTCTAGCCCACCGACAGGAACGACATTTGATCGTCTTGCAAGATTTTCCCGATCCTGATGCTTTGTCTTCTGCTTGGACATACCAACTCATTGCACAGCAATACGACATCAAGTGTGATATTGTATACGCGGGAGCTTTGAGCCATCAAGAAAACATCGCTTTGGTAAAGCTCACGAATTTACCCGCCCAGCGTTGGACGTTGCAAACACTAAAAGGCAAAGATTTGCCCTCATCCTATCAAGGTTTTGTACTGATAGATAATCAAGGAACCACTTCTCAGCTTATGCCTGTGGTAGAGAATGCGGGTATTCCTTTGGTAGCAATTATTGACCATCACAGTTTGCAAAGCGATATCAAATCAGACTTTGTTGATATTCGACCTTCTGTCAGAGCAACAGCAACAATTTTTACTCAGTACTTGCAGGCAGGATTGCTATCGCTTGATAGTAGTATTAACCAACACGTAAAATGCGCGACAGCCTTGATGCATGGCTTGCGATCGGATACCAATAGACTGATGCAAGCACAGGAAGATGATTTTATGGCAGCAGCGTATCTGAGTAGATTTTATGACGCACAACTGCTAAATGCGGTACTGCAGGCGAATCGTTCTAAACGAGTGATGGATGTTATAGAGCGATCGCTAAAAAACCGCATTGTGCAAAATAATTTTTCCATTGCGGGTGTTGGTTACCTCCGCTACGATGACCGTGATGCCATTCCTCAAGCGGCTGATTTTCTAGTCACAGAAGAAAACGTTCATACTGCCGTAGTGTACGGCATAGTTCATGATGAAGATGAAGAATTAGAAGTTGTGATTGGTTCCCTCAGAACCACCAAGCTAACGCTCGACCCCGATGAATTTATCAAAGAAGCCTTTGGACAAGATAGTAGCGGGCGCTTTTTTGGTGGTGGGAGAACAAGCGCAGGTGGATTTGAGATTCCCATGGGTTTCTTATCGGGCAGCAATGAGAATTCTGCTTATGCGAAAATGAAATGGGAAGTTTTTGATGCTCAAATAAAGCAAAAGCTTTTGAGATTGGTAAACCCTAAAGATAATCCGATTCAGTCGGAATAG
- a CDS encoding ABC transporter permease subunit has translation MFAEFLEAVFNGISIGAVLLMAALGLAIVFGLMGVINMAHGELMMLGAYATFVVQNACKQLGGVWFEIYIFFALIVAFAISAAVGWLLERGVIRYLYGRPLETLLATWGVSLILQQFVRSVNSVLVIGIALFCLLFLGGLWILKRRTDFGRVQNWIVAAILFLSVGVAISTGKFLSETYKLAMTQPWFGAQNLDVTAPSWLQDGISLAGVQLPYPRLFIIALTILCVTGIYLFLQRSHWGLRIRAVTQNRNMSACLGIPTQKVDAITFALGSGLAGVAGCAIALLGSVGPNTGQNYIIDTFMVVVVGGVGNLVGTIVAALGIGTANYLIGSATLASLLTPVKPLADLFAFFATTSMAKATVFALIIVFLQVKPGGIFPQKGRSVDV, from the coding sequence GTGTTCGCAGAGTTTTTGGAAGCAGTATTTAATGGCATTAGTATTGGTGCTGTATTATTGATGGCAGCGCTAGGATTAGCTATTGTCTTTGGACTTATGGGCGTTATCAACATGGCGCATGGCGAGTTGATGATGCTGGGAGCATACGCAACATTTGTCGTGCAAAATGCTTGCAAACAACTAGGCGGAGTATGGTTTGAAATTTATATCTTTTTTGCCCTGATTGTCGCTTTTGCGATATCGGCGGCTGTAGGATGGCTGCTAGAACGGGGCGTGATTCGATATCTCTACGGGCGTCCCTTAGAAACTCTGCTGGCTACTTGGGGCGTGAGTTTGATTTTGCAGCAGTTTGTTCGGAGTGTAAATTCGGTGCTTGTCATTGGAATTGCCCTGTTTTGCCTGTTGTTTTTGGGCGGTTTGTGGATTTTAAAAAGGCGCACGGATTTTGGCAGAGTTCAGAACTGGATTGTAGCAGCGATTTTGTTCCTGTCAGTAGGAGTGGCAATCTCAACAGGTAAATTTTTGAGCGAAACTTATAAGTTAGCAATGACTCAACCTTGGTTTGGCGCTCAAAATTTGGATGTCACTGCTCCTAGTTGGTTGCAAGATGGCATATCTTTAGCAGGTGTCCAATTGCCTTACCCCAGATTATTTATTATTGCTTTAACAATTCTATGCGTAACGGGCATTTACCTATTTTTGCAACGCTCTCATTGGGGATTAAGAATTCGCGCTGTCACGCAAAATCGAAACATGAGTGCTTGTTTGGGCATCCCGACTCAAAAAGTTGATGCAATCACTTTTGCACTGGGTTCGGGATTGGCTGGCGTAGCTGGTTGTGCGATCGCTTTACTCGGTTCGGTGGGACCAAATACAGGGCAAAACTACATTATCGATACTTTTATGGTTGTTGTTGTAGGTGGTGTGGGTAATCTGGTGGGAACTATTGTGGCTGCATTGGGAATTGGTACGGCGAATTACTTGATTGGTTCTGCAACTTTGGCTTCGTTGTTGACTCCTGTTAAACCCCTGGCTGATTTATTCGCGTTCTTTGCAACAACGAGTATGGCAAAAGCAACGGTGTTTGCGCTGATTATCGTGTTTTTACAGGTAAAGCCTGGAGGAATTTTTCCTCAAAAAGGTCGTAGTGTTGATGTGTAA
- a CDS encoding NAD(+) kinase, protein MDLKQVIIAYKARDPQSKRWAEICAKQLESRQCQVLMGPSGPKDNPYPVFLASAGQPIDMALILGGDGTVLTGARHLASAGIPILAVNVGGHLGFLTESPEEFKDTEKVWERLLEDRYAIQRRMMLQAAVFEGNSTNSEPVSDRFFALNEMCVKPASADRMITSILEMEIDGEVVDQYQGDGLIISTPTGSTGYTVSANGPIVHDGMEAITITPICPMSLSSRPLILPPGSVVSVWPLGDYDLSTKLWTDGVLATSIWPGHRVDIRMADSRAKFIILRENNSYYQTLREKLLWAGTRIHYSSNNHAN, encoded by the coding sequence GTGGATCTCAAGCAGGTAATTATTGCTTATAAAGCACGAGACCCCCAGAGCAAACGTTGGGCAGAAATTTGTGCCAAGCAACTAGAAAGTCGCCAATGCCAAGTTTTAATGGGACCAAGCGGACCAAAAGATAATCCTTATCCAGTATTTTTGGCTTCTGCCGGTCAGCCAATTGACATGGCTTTGATACTTGGTGGTGACGGTACTGTTTTAACTGGTGCGCGACATTTAGCCTCAGCTGGCATCCCAATATTAGCTGTTAATGTGGGAGGTCATCTGGGGTTTCTTACTGAATCACCAGAAGAGTTTAAAGACACTGAGAAAGTTTGGGAAAGATTGTTGGAAGATCGCTACGCTATCCAACGTCGGATGATGTTACAAGCCGCAGTGTTTGAGGGTAACAGTACTAATTCAGAACCAGTGAGCGATCGCTTTTTTGCTTTAAATGAGATGTGTGTCAAACCCGCTTCTGCCGATCGCATGATCACCTCAATTTTGGAAATGGAAATTGATGGTGAGGTTGTGGATCAGTATCAGGGCGATGGGTTAATAATCTCTACACCCACTGGTTCAACAGGTTACACTGTTTCTGCCAACGGTCCAATCGTGCATGATGGTATGGAAGCAATTACCATCACTCCTATTTGTCCGATGAGTCTTTCAAGTCGCCCCCTGATTTTACCCCCAGGTTCCGTTGTCAGCGTTTGGCCTTTAGGTGATTACGATCTCAGCACCAAACTATGGACTGATGGGGTTTTGGCGACTTCCATTTGGCCCGGACATCGTGTTGATATACGCATGGCAGATTCTCGGGCTAAGTTTATTATTCTACGAGAAAACAACTCGTACTATCAGACGTTACGAGAAAAATTGCTGTGGGCTGGTACAAGGATTCACTACAGCAGTAATAATCACGCAAATTGA
- a CDS encoding NADH-quinone oxidoreductase subunit J has protein sequence MNLAAGVQFVSFSLLAVMLIGAALGVVLIENIVYSAFLLGGVFVSIAGLYLLLNADFVAAAQLLIYVGAVNVLILFAIMLVNKRQAFVPFPTAWIRKALTAVVSVGLFALLSTMILATPWSLSNAQPVANSIVLIGEHFFSDFLLPFELASVLLLMAMVGAIILARREFLPEQTLSEDRQTVLTLPERPRELVSVGEASRNIQ, from the coding sequence GTGAATCTAGCAGCAGGAGTACAGTTTGTTTCTTTTAGCCTATTAGCAGTGATGTTAATTGGGGCAGCATTGGGTGTTGTCCTGATCGAGAACATCGTTTACTCCGCCTTTTTACTTGGAGGTGTATTTGTCAGCATTGCTGGTCTGTACCTGTTGCTGAATGCTGATTTTGTAGCAGCAGCACAATTACTCATTTATGTTGGTGCAGTCAACGTGTTGATTTTGTTTGCCATTATGTTAGTAAACAAGCGGCAAGCTTTTGTACCCTTTCCTACGGCTTGGATACGTAAAGCACTAACAGCAGTCGTCAGCGTGGGATTGTTTGCGCTTTTAAGCACGATGATTTTGGCAACCCCTTGGTCATTGTCTAACGCTCAACCTGTGGCAAACTCTATTGTTCTCATTGGCGAGCATTTCTTCAGTGACTTTTTACTGCCTTTTGAACTAGCGTCTGTTTTGCTGTTAATGGCAATGGTAGGCGCAATTATTTTGGCGCGTCGCGAGTTTTTGCCAGAGCAAACTCTCTCTGAAGATCGGCAAACCGTTTTGACTTTGCCAGAACGTCCTAGAGAACTAGTATCGGTAGGCGAAGCAAGTCGGAATATACAGTAG